One part of the Microlunatus elymi genome encodes these proteins:
- a CDS encoding type II toxin-antitoxin system VapC family toxin, producing MTVVDASIVVRLLLNRRRDQDLRDRFAKLTALEAPGLIDAEVASAIRGLLLTSSGQSISAERADEMIADYADLPLQRYPMQPLQRRVLELRNHFTAYDGFYVALAELVKAPLFTGDKKYRGAPITTIAIETWTD from the coding sequence ATGACAGTCGTCGACGCCTCGATCGTGGTCCGGTTGCTGCTCAATCGACGTCGCGACCAAGACTTGCGCGACCGATTCGCCAAGCTCACGGCGCTGGAGGCGCCCGGCCTGATCGACGCAGAGGTCGCCTCCGCCATTCGTGGCCTGCTACTCACGTCCTCTGGGCAGAGCATCAGTGCTGAGCGCGCCGACGAAATGATTGCGGATTACGCCGACCTCCCACTGCAGCGGTATCCGATGCAGCCACTGCAGCGACGTGTGCTGGAACTGCGCAACCACTTCACCGCTTATGACGGCTTCTACGTCGCACTCGCGGAACTGGTCAAGGCTCCGCTGTTCACCGGTGACAAGAAGTACCGTGGCGCGCCGATCACGACGATCGCGATCGAGACCTGGACCGACTGA
- a CDS encoding DNA polymerase beta superfamily protein, whose product MIDIPAAYPMHKHASQEARTIGEGPSGWIRFEQYERHSAWDRGGLRERSEAGDLDTLIYGARKWARLALEGNPTVLLPLFAPDDAVVLSTPAGDSLRGNGWRLASKQSVQCFLGYLRSQREAMTGSGPSAPTGPS is encoded by the coding sequence ATGATCGACATCCCTGCCGCGTACCCGATGCACAAGCACGCCTCCCAGGAGGCGCGGACGATCGGCGAGGGCCCCAGCGGCTGGATCCGGTTCGAGCAGTACGAACGGCACAGCGCCTGGGATCGCGGCGGCCTGCGAGAACGCTCCGAGGCCGGTGACCTGGACACCCTGATCTACGGGGCGCGGAAGTGGGCCCGGCTCGCGCTGGAAGGTAACCCGACCGTGTTGCTGCCGCTGTTCGCACCGGACGACGCGGTGGTGTTGTCGACGCCAGCCGGTGATTCCCTGCGTGGCAACGGATGGCGCTTGGCCAGCAAGCAGTCGGTGCAGTGCTTCCTCGGCTACTTGCGTAGCCAACGCGAGGCGATGACGGGGAGCGGTCCAAGCGCACCAACCGGCCCGAGTTGA
- a CDS encoding alpha-mannosidase yields the protein MHDRQSEIENRVRRVLRERLTPAVHTPVAGLTIEAWHVEGGGGEPVDPPIALGLQGNSKPAYEPFGVGDPWGPPWGTSWLHVTGTLPEDVQPEDAEIVVNLGWQYGGAGFQAEGLVYRPDGSVIKGINPFNEWLKLESREIDFYIEAAANPHVADWKATELGDKLTAPTEPIYKLIRADINVFHENVWELVADIDVLAQLAKGLPVGEPRKWEILLALDHALDLVDLADIPGSAQAARESLKPVFAKPANASAHQLTATGHAHIDSAWLWPVRETVRKVARTTANQVNLLETYPDHVYAMSSAQQYEWIKERRPEVYEKVQAAVAEGRFIPVGGMWVESDTNMVGSEAMARQLIFGQNFFQSEFGVLCDEVWLPDSFGYSGALPQIVKLAGAQYFLTQKISWNTVNKFPHHTFMWEGIDGTRVFTHFPPVDTYNADLSGRELDHAVTNFRDKGASSHSLAPFGWGDGGGGPTREMLQRARRTKDLEGSAKVTIRSPKEFFDDAAAEYHSPAVWKGELYLEIHRGTYTSQAKTKQGNRRSEHLLREAEQWSTMAAIHAGLAYPYEELARIWKLVLLQQFHDILPGSAIAWVHREARENYQQIFADLTKIIDAAQQALVGKFGTGEGETIFNGAPVSRAGLVALSAAPADSRVISDPVSLAESDGGYLISNSKVSITIDDHGLITSAVDKATGRETLPAGKTANLLQLHADFPNAWDAWDIDEFYKHTVTDLTEIEGLKAEQLPDGSVEVRLRRTFNNSSVDQVLTVRPDESGVEISNDIDWHEQEKLLKLAFPIDVHADSASYEIQFGHLQRPTHENTSWDTARFEVCAHRWVQVGETGFGAAVANDSTYGHDVSRHPHPDGGSYSVVRLSLLRGPRYPDPRTDQDRHLVKARFEVGADVAQAINAGYQLNLPERRQSGAAQVPAIARVDGPVIIESIKLAEDQSGDVIVRLYEPFGGRGRAKITPGFGYGSVSEVDLLERPIEQVDVKPALVEAGAESAEVAVRPFQIVSLRFSGVKA from the coding sequence CGCCGGTCGCCGGCCTCACCATCGAGGCGTGGCATGTCGAGGGCGGCGGCGGCGAGCCGGTCGACCCGCCGATCGCGCTGGGCTTGCAGGGCAACAGCAAGCCCGCCTACGAGCCCTTCGGGGTGGGCGATCCGTGGGGTCCGCCATGGGGCACCAGCTGGCTGCACGTGACCGGGACGCTGCCCGAGGACGTGCAGCCGGAAGACGCCGAGATCGTCGTCAACCTGGGCTGGCAGTACGGCGGCGCCGGCTTCCAGGCCGAGGGGCTGGTCTACCGGCCGGACGGTTCGGTGATCAAGGGCATCAACCCGTTCAACGAGTGGCTCAAGCTGGAGAGCCGGGAGATCGACTTCTACATCGAGGCCGCGGCCAATCCGCATGTCGCCGATTGGAAGGCCACCGAGCTCGGCGACAAGCTGACCGCGCCGACCGAGCCGATCTACAAGCTGATCCGTGCGGACATCAACGTCTTCCACGAGAACGTGTGGGAGCTGGTCGCCGACATCGACGTCCTGGCCCAACTGGCCAAGGGATTGCCGGTCGGCGAGCCGCGCAAGTGGGAGATCCTGCTCGCCCTTGATCATGCTCTGGACCTCGTTGATCTTGCTGACATCCCGGGCAGCGCCCAGGCCGCACGCGAGTCGTTGAAGCCGGTCTTCGCCAAGCCCGCCAATGCCAGCGCGCATCAGTTGACCGCCACCGGTCACGCGCACATCGACTCGGCCTGGCTGTGGCCGGTTCGCGAAACCGTGCGGAAGGTGGCTCGGACCACCGCCAACCAGGTCAACCTGCTGGAGACCTACCCCGATCACGTGTACGCGATGAGCTCGGCTCAGCAGTACGAGTGGATCAAGGAACGCCGGCCCGAGGTCTACGAGAAGGTCCAGGCCGCGGTCGCCGAGGGCCGGTTCATCCCGGTCGGCGGCATGTGGGTCGAGTCCGACACCAACATGGTCGGCTCCGAGGCGATGGCCCGGCAGTTGATCTTCGGTCAGAACTTCTTCCAGTCCGAGTTCGGTGTGCTCTGCGACGAGGTCTGGCTGCCGGACTCGTTCGGCTACTCCGGTGCGCTGCCGCAGATCGTCAAGCTGGCCGGCGCGCAGTACTTCCTGACCCAGAAGATCAGCTGGAACACCGTCAACAAGTTCCCGCACCACACCTTCATGTGGGAAGGGATCGACGGCACTCGCGTCTTCACCCACTTCCCGCCGGTCGACACCTACAACGCCGACTTGTCGGGTCGCGAACTTGATCATGCGGTCACCAACTTCCGCGACAAGGGAGCATCGTCGCACTCGCTGGCCCCGTTCGGCTGGGGCGACGGCGGTGGCGGCCCCACCCGCGAGATGCTGCAACGCGCCCGCCGGACCAAGGACCTGGAGGGCTCGGCGAAGGTCACCATCCGCTCGCCGAAGGAGTTCTTCGACGACGCGGCCGCCGAGTATCACAGCCCGGCGGTGTGGAAGGGCGAGCTCTACCTGGAGATCCACCGCGGCACGTACACCTCGCAGGCCAAGACCAAGCAGGGCAACCGGCGCAGTGAACACCTGCTCCGCGAGGCCGAGCAGTGGTCGACGATGGCCGCGATCCACGCCGGTCTTGCCTACCCGTACGAGGAGTTGGCGCGGATCTGGAAGCTGGTGCTGCTGCAGCAGTTCCACGACATCCTGCCCGGCTCGGCGATCGCCTGGGTGCATCGCGAAGCTCGCGAGAACTACCAGCAGATCTTCGCCGATCTGACCAAGATCATCGACGCCGCCCAGCAGGCGTTGGTCGGCAAGTTCGGCACCGGCGAAGGCGAAACGATCTTCAACGGCGCGCCGGTCAGCCGGGCCGGTCTGGTCGCACTGTCGGCAGCTCCTGCCGACAGCCGGGTGATCTCCGATCCAGTCAGCCTGGCCGAGTCCGACGGCGGCTACCTGATCAGCAACAGCAAGGTCAGCATCACCATCGATGATCATGGTCTGATCACCTCCGCGGTGGACAAGGCGACCGGCCGGGAGACCCTGCCGGCGGGTAAGACCGCCAACCTGTTGCAGCTGCACGCCGACTTCCCGAACGCCTGGGACGCTTGGGACATCGACGAGTTCTACAAGCACACGGTCACCGATCTGACCGAGATCGAGGGACTCAAAGCGGAGCAGTTGCCGGACGGTTCGGTGGAGGTGCGGCTGCGCCGTACGTTCAACAACTCCAGTGTTGATCAGGTGCTGACCGTGCGGCCCGACGAGTCCGGCGTGGAGATCAGCAACGACATCGACTGGCACGAGCAGGAGAAGCTGCTCAAGCTGGCGTTCCCGATCGACGTGCATGCCGACAGCGCCTCCTACGAGATCCAGTTCGGGCATCTGCAGCGGCCGACCCACGAGAACACCTCCTGGGACACCGCACGCTTCGAGGTGTGCGCGCATCGCTGGGTGCAGGTCGGCGAGACCGGCTTCGGTGCCGCGGTGGCCAACGATTCCACCTATGGGCATGACGTTTCCCGGCATCCGCATCCCGACGGTGGCAGCTACTCGGTGGTCCGGTTGTCGTTGCTGCGGGGGCCGCGCTACCCCGATCCGCGGACCGATCAGGACCGCCATCTGGTCAAGGCTCGGTTCGAGGTGGGCGCCGACGTCGCGCAAGCGATCAACGCCGGCTACCAACTCAACCTGCCGGAACGGCGCCAGTCGGGTGCAGCGCAGGTGCCGGCGATCGCCCGTGTCGACGGGCCGGTGATCATCGAGTCGATCAAGCTCGCCGAAGATCAATCCGGCGACGTGATCGTCCGGCTGTACGAGCCGTTCGGCGGCCGCGGCCGGGCCAAGATCACCCCGGGCTTCGGCTACGGCTCGGTCAGCGAAGTTGATCTTCTGGAGCGTCCGATCGAGCAGGTCGACGTGAAGCCGGCGCTGGTCGAGGCCGGTGCCGAGTCCGCCGAGGTCGCGGTCCGTCCGTTCCAGATCGTCTCGCTGCGCTTCTCCGGTGTGAAGGCCTAA
- a CDS encoding alcohol dehydrogenase catalytic domain-containing protein encodes MRALTYDRVGQLPRVVEVAAPACPDDGVIIEVRATGVCRSDYHAWVGHDPVEFPHVGGHELAGVIIKIGRDVSRWHIGDRVTTPFVCGCGRCDFCRAGDPQVCPQQTQPGFTGWGSFAQQVIIHAADFNLVRLPDDLDFTTAAALGCRFATAYRAVTGHAKINSGEPMAVYGAGGAGLSAIMIGAALGLRVIAVDVSEPALRLASSVGAHRVVRADQNDPVAAITELTGGVPLSLDCAGTATTAVQSVRSLRRRGHHVQVGLLFDDAATPPIPMDRVISWELSIHGSHGIAAADYRGLLDLVTSGKVHPERMITTITDLAGAGRALAAMADPSASPGITVAVP; translated from the coding sequence ATGAGAGCGTTGACGTACGACCGGGTCGGCCAACTGCCGCGGGTGGTCGAGGTCGCAGCGCCGGCCTGTCCGGACGACGGCGTGATCATCGAGGTCCGGGCCACCGGGGTGTGCCGTTCGGACTATCACGCCTGGGTCGGCCACGATCCGGTTGAGTTTCCGCACGTCGGCGGGCACGAACTGGCCGGGGTGATCATCAAGATCGGACGCGACGTGTCCCGGTGGCACATCGGAGATCGCGTCACCACCCCGTTCGTCTGTGGCTGCGGACGCTGCGACTTCTGCCGGGCCGGTGATCCGCAGGTGTGCCCGCAGCAAACCCAACCAGGATTCACCGGATGGGGATCCTTTGCCCAGCAGGTGATCATCCACGCGGCCGACTTCAATCTGGTCCGGCTCCCCGATGATCTTGACTTCACCACCGCCGCGGCGCTCGGCTGCCGCTTCGCCACCGCCTACCGCGCGGTCACCGGCCACGCCAAGATCAACTCCGGCGAACCGATGGCGGTGTACGGGGCCGGTGGCGCGGGTCTGTCGGCGATCATGATCGGCGCCGCGCTCGGGCTACGGGTGATCGCGGTCGACGTGTCCGAGCCGGCGTTGCGGCTGGCCTCCTCGGTCGGTGCTCACCGTGTGGTTCGAGCCGATCAGAACGATCCCGTCGCGGCGATCACCGAGCTGACCGGCGGCGTACCGCTCAGCCTGGACTGCGCCGGGACCGCGACCACGGCAGTTCAATCGGTACGCAGTCTGCGGCGCCGCGGCCATCACGTCCAGGTCGGCCTGCTGTTCGACGATGCCGCAACGCCGCCGATCCCGATGGACCGGGTGATCTCCTGGGAGTTGTCGATCCACGGATCGCACGGCATCGCCGCCGCCGACTACCGCGGTTTGCTGGACTTGGTGACGTCCGGCAAGGTGCACCCGGAACGGATGATCACGACCATCACCGATCTCGCCGGCGCCGGTCGTGCCCTCGCCGCGATGGCCGATCCGAGCGCAAGTCCCGGAATCACGGTCGCCGTCCCCTGA
- a CDS encoding serine hydrolase domain-containing protein has translation MITIEPGWAGGKADAVTQTVGMPLERVAPEAVGVPVRSLDALLGRVRSRHLNLHSLLIIRHGRLVAELYWQPYGPDTLHRMYSVSKSFAGVAIGFCVDAGMIRLDDKIISYFGELVPDDVHPWTAAMTVEHLLTMSTAHGFSTYKQTEDTDLVRTYFTVPPTRPPGRLFAYDTSASVVLSALIERVTGRSMTAFLQEQLWTPLGCEHPLRAMKTPTGLPRDHAGSSPWWREVEDNPAGVDHAGSGILCTPRDLARFALFCLAGGRVDGRQLLSAEYVRAATSRRVGTGPRLGADPYDDPGYGYQFWRTPYYGFACQGMGGQLALVHPDDDLVVVTTADDQLTGDANDTLSRAVWDELLPKLTDPDSAADDHETGRFFGQLPAVLPYDDTDSDRLRWVEQVDRSVEFEPNTLGLRALDIASGPDAGRLKLITDRGDLDFCFGLGRWQSITFGEYGYPALAIGWWDSADRLRLSFRIHGNYLGSVEMILVFAPDGSITVQMIKAAEAFLEHYQGIATSRPADSPPMND, from the coding sequence ATGATCACGATTGAGCCGGGCTGGGCCGGCGGGAAGGCAGATGCGGTGACGCAGACCGTCGGGATGCCCCTGGAGCGCGTCGCACCCGAAGCGGTCGGCGTGCCGGTGCGAAGTCTGGATGCGCTGCTGGGTCGAGTCCGATCGCGGCACCTCAACCTGCACAGCCTGTTGATCATCCGGCACGGCCGGCTGGTGGCCGAGCTGTATTGGCAGCCGTACGGCCCCGACACCCTGCATCGGATGTACTCAGTCAGCAAGAGCTTCGCCGGGGTCGCGATCGGATTCTGCGTCGATGCCGGGATGATCCGGCTGGACGACAAGATCATCAGCTACTTCGGTGAGCTGGTGCCCGACGATGTCCATCCGTGGACCGCGGCGATGACCGTCGAACACCTCCTCACCATGTCCACCGCGCACGGCTTCAGCACCTACAAACAGACCGAGGACACCGATCTGGTCCGGACCTACTTCACGGTGCCGCCGACCAGGCCGCCGGGACGGCTGTTCGCCTACGACACCTCGGCATCGGTGGTGCTCAGTGCGCTGATCGAACGGGTTACCGGGAGGTCGATGACCGCATTCCTGCAGGAGCAGCTGTGGACGCCACTCGGCTGCGAACATCCCCTGCGAGCGATGAAGACCCCGACCGGCCTCCCTCGTGATCATGCCGGCAGCAGTCCGTGGTGGCGAGAGGTTGAGGACAATCCTGCCGGAGTTGATCATGCCGGCTCGGGCATTCTGTGCACTCCTCGTGATCTTGCTCGGTTTGCGTTGTTCTGCCTCGCCGGCGGCAGGGTGGACGGTCGGCAACTGTTGTCGGCCGAATATGTTCGGGCCGCCACCTCGCGACGCGTCGGCACCGGGCCACGACTCGGAGCCGATCCGTACGATGATCCCGGTTACGGCTATCAGTTCTGGCGTACGCCGTACTACGGGTTCGCCTGCCAGGGCATGGGTGGTCAACTGGCGCTGGTGCATCCCGATGATGATCTCGTGGTAGTCACGACGGCCGATGATCAACTGACCGGCGACGCCAACGACACTCTCTCCCGAGCCGTCTGGGACGAATTGCTGCCGAAACTCACCGACCCGGACTCGGCGGCCGATGATCATGAAACCGGCCGGTTCTTCGGTCAGCTGCCGGCGGTGCTTCCCTACGACGACACGGATTCAGATCGGCTCCGGTGGGTCGAGCAGGTCGATCGGTCGGTCGAGTTCGAGCCGAACACCCTCGGACTGCGCGCACTCGACATCGCCTCCGGTCCGGACGCGGGCCGGCTGAAGTTGATCACCGACCGCGGCGACCTCGACTTCTGTTTCGGCCTCGGTCGTTGGCAGTCGATCACCTTCGGCGAGTACGGCTACCCCGCGCTGGCGATCGGTTGGTGGGACAGTGCCGATCGGCTCAGGCTCAGCTTCCGCATCCACGGCAACTATCTCGGCAGCGTCGAGATGATCTTGGTGTTCGCTCCGGACGGTTCGATCACCGTGCAGATGATCAAGGCCGCCGAAGCGTTCCTCGAGCATTACCAGGGAATCGCCACGTCCCGGCCGGCCGATTCGCCACCGATGAACGACTGA
- a CDS encoding phytanoyl-CoA dioxygenase family protein: protein MTALVDRKHLMSSVEMAHFVSHGSFALEAVVPDSMNQRAIDVFDAGIPGYPFGTPLDEAFPAGTFVRELLDLPAIAGAVQSLVGPNPVIDHHAVHVRPPHGGEAQNMHGDAILDTRTDAFDMQLMYYPREVTLEQGGTLSVPGTHLRKINQTGIGRYQNLAGQTRLTCPAGTVVFLHHGIWHGGRRNDSDHRRYMFKIRFNPTVRQLRLWNTDDIDDPAVLKELTASFGWTAANEGRLELVNRAKLWRTLTGDQFFDIDNYLTREQLRPQFIAPGATDLRLGSTQQAQGQQR from the coding sequence ATGACCGCCCTGGTCGATCGGAAGCACCTGATGAGTTCGGTAGAAATGGCCCACTTCGTCTCTCACGGCAGTTTTGCCCTGGAGGCCGTCGTGCCGGACTCGATGAACCAGCGTGCAATCGACGTCTTCGATGCCGGCATTCCCGGCTACCCCTTCGGAACGCCGCTGGACGAGGCCTTCCCGGCCGGCACGTTCGTCCGCGAACTGTTGGACCTGCCGGCGATCGCCGGAGCCGTGCAGAGCCTGGTCGGACCGAACCCGGTCATTGATCATCATGCCGTGCACGTCCGCCCGCCGCACGGTGGCGAGGCCCAGAACATGCACGGCGACGCGATCTTGGACACCCGCACCGACGCGTTCGACATGCAGTTGATGTACTACCCGCGCGAGGTCACCCTCGAGCAGGGCGGCACCCTCAGCGTCCCCGGCACCCACCTGCGCAAGATCAATCAGACCGGGATCGGTCGCTACCAGAACCTCGCCGGCCAGACCCGGCTGACCTGCCCGGCCGGCACCGTCGTCTTCCTCCATCACGGCATCTGGCACGGCGGCCGTCGCAACGACTCCGATCACCGGCGCTACATGTTCAAGATCAGGTTCAACCCGACCGTGCGCCAACTGCGGTTGTGGAACACCGACGACATCGACGATCCGGCCGTGCTGAAGGAGCTCACCGCGAGTTTCGGCTGGACCGCCGCCAACGAGGGCCGGCTGGAGCTCGTCAACCGGGCCAAGCTGTGGCGCACGCTGACCGGTGATCAATTCTTCGACATCGACAACTACCTGACTCGCGAACAGTTGCGACCGCAGTTCATCGCGCCCGGCGCGACCGACCTGCGTCTCGGTTCGACCCAGCAGGCGCAGGGTCAGCAGCGCTGA
- a CDS encoding helix-turn-helix transcriptional regulator, with protein MDLPGRDDTDVPRVWLDLSEPPVVVNQGRGSHGVRSLVDEFQLPQLWSLHLYGYHATLEVAAHSYQIAPGTVSLVPPVERIRYVYRGPSKHLYAHFRPAVGRDTSLDHKEELALIMSPGAELPMITDLMESAVAAAPVSPARTRADIWSVLLRLADRSLLPRASRPSRDHLRVALSHIESRLPEPVSVPEVAAAAGISPGHLARVFAAEMNETVVGYIRRRRIEHARRLLASSTMSIGAIAVSVGYPDLQAFNKACRRVTGRSPRQLRDG; from the coding sequence ATGGACCTTCCGGGGCGGGACGACACCGACGTTCCCCGGGTGTGGTTGGACCTGAGCGAGCCGCCGGTGGTGGTGAACCAGGGACGCGGCAGCCACGGGGTACGAAGCCTGGTCGACGAATTCCAGTTGCCGCAGTTGTGGTCGCTGCATCTGTACGGCTACCACGCGACTCTGGAGGTGGCCGCGCACTCGTACCAGATCGCGCCGGGCACGGTGTCGCTGGTGCCGCCCGTCGAGCGGATCCGCTACGTGTATCGGGGTCCGTCCAAGCATCTCTACGCACACTTCCGGCCGGCGGTCGGTCGCGACACTTCCCTTGACCACAAGGAAGAACTCGCGTTGATCATGTCGCCGGGTGCCGAGTTGCCGATGATCACCGACCTGATGGAGTCTGCAGTGGCAGCGGCCCCGGTCTCGCCGGCACGGACCCGCGCCGACATCTGGAGCGTGCTGCTGCGGCTGGCCGACCGCTCGTTGCTGCCGCGGGCGTCGCGCCCCAGCCGTGATCATCTTCGGGTCGCTCTGTCCCACATCGAGTCGCGACTGCCGGAGCCGGTGTCGGTCCCCGAGGTCGCTGCGGCCGCCGGCATCTCACCCGGCCACCTGGCCCGAGTTTTCGCCGCCGAGATGAACGAGACCGTGGTCGGCTACATCCGCCGTCGCCGGATCGAACACGCCCGCCGCCTGCTCGCCAGCAGCACCATGTCGATCGGCGCCATCGCCGTCAGCGTCGGTTACCCCGACCTCCAAGCCTTCAACAAGGCCTGCCGCCGCGTCACCGGCCGGTCACCCCGGCAGCTCCGCGACGGCTGA